One genomic region from Nymphaea colorata isolate Beijing-Zhang1983 chromosome 10, ASM883128v2, whole genome shotgun sequence encodes:
- the LOC116262656 gene encoding inactive poly [ADP-ribose] polymerase RCD1-like, whose amino-acid sequence MVKGEVSHGGSGSAELKRKRAEKCALYLTRLRRSHSGLKRQWSSPVASVVCHGRWCICRSGKFLTNNYMNFHKSGLPRRIMFFSQGEWRDFPAHVTGPLANAFFSKTSALVVVLDGRPCLVDFSGMILLDLRSGLAQSIAWIDESERCFFPMFTFDCSEYRKTEYENENRGNGENMKVADRPTLEAEFKSAVNGTDRSKTADENHVRVSYTRVVTIQQGGKNGGFDRPSSLRDGAPLYPGSGALRDTVQALDRGSSDYIRVRNIFLIGMGTLVTAADIVGIYRYSPTCILAQKRVKLFEDSIQFVKGYRGDANVRYAWYGSGIEGILEVMLHGFGRIRKPANGVAYGSRVYLSPYECSHISSSYSDVDEIGMPHMVLCRVIMGNMEKTPFGSEQFHPSSERFDSGVDDLSNPKHYVVWGTDMNIHILPDYVLSFKIPPVAQVFLKYSETRTELKGRHSKIGSATVTDSQPPDVQSKSSYVLIWPHMDNSSPTFSEWPAKYTDKSPGDGVESKFHYAKKQLDYYVGEFEEKRLTREDVVKKFRLIVGDGLLMNILQKWQKLEGNRTRQMLFWKL is encoded by the exons ATGGTGAAAGGAGAGGTCAGTCACGGCGGCAGTGGAAGTGCGGAGTTGAAGCGCAAGCGGGCGGAGAAGTGCGCCTTGTACCTGACGCGGTTGCGGAGAAGCCATTCTGGTTTGAAAAGGCAATGGTCGTCGCCGGTGGCATCGGTGGTGTGCCATGGCCGCTGGTGCATTTGTCGCTCTGGCAAGTTCCTGACAAACAACTATATGAACTTCCACAAGAGCGGGCTGCCCAGGCGGATCATGTTCTTCTCGCAAGGGGAGTGGCGCGATTTCCCTGCTCATGTCACCGGTCCCCTTGCAAATGCCTTCTTCAGTAAGACATCCGCTTTGGTGGTGGTGCTGGATGGGCGTCCCTGCCTCGTCGATTTTTCTGGCATGATCCTGCTTGATTTGAGAAGCGGGTTGGCGCAATCCATTGCATGGATTGACGAATCGGAACGATGCTTCTTTCCAATGTTTACCTTTGATTGTAGTGAGTATAGAAAAACAGAGTA TGAGAACGAGAACAGAGGGAACGGCGAAAACATGAAGGTCGCAGATAGACCAACACTTGAGGCGGAATTTAAAAGTGCTGTCAACGGAACAGATCGTTCAAAGACAGCGGATGAGAATCACGTCCGAGTTTCATATACAAGGGTTGTAACCATTCAGCAGGGAGGCAAGAATGGTGGCTTTGATCGG CCGTCCAGTTTGAGGGATGGGGCTCCATTATATCCCGGGTCGGGGGCCCTGCGTGATACGGTACAGGCATTAGATAGAGGTTCAAGTGATTATATTCGTGTCCGTAACATATTTCTTATCGGAATGGGAACGCTCGTTACAGCTGCTGATATAGTGGGGATCTATCGGTATTCTCCCACTTGTATATTAGCGCAGAAACGGGTAAAGTTATTTGAGGACTCAATTCAGTTTGTGAAAGGTTACCGTGGAGATGCAAACGTTCGATATGCATGGTATGGTTCTGGGATAGAAGGTATTCTCGAGGTTATGCTTCATGGCTTCGGAAGAATTCGTAAGCCAGCGAATGGAGTGGCTTATGGGAGCAGGGTATATCTTTCGCCGTATGAATGCTCTCATATCag CTCTAGTTATTCGGACGTTGACGAAATTGGCATGCCACACATGGTCTTATGTCGTGTGATAATGGGAAATATGGAAAAGACCCCTTTTGGCTCCGAGCAATTCCATCCTAGCAGTGAAAGATTTGACAGTGGTGTGGATGATCTTAGTAATCCCAAGCACTATGTCGTTTGGGGCACTGACATGAACATACACATACTTCCGGACTATGTTTTGAGCTTTAAGATACCCCCTGTTGCCCAAG TCTTTCTAAAATATTCAGAGACTCGCACTGAACTGAAGGGAAGGCATAGCAAGATTGGGTCAGCGACAGTTACAGATTCCCAACCCCCTGACGTACAAAGCAAATCGTCATACGTTCTAATTTG GCCACATATGGACAATAGCTCTCCAACGTTCTCAGAGTGGCCAGCAAAATATACAGACAAATCTCCTGGAGATGGCGTTGAATCCAAGTTCCATT ATGCCAAGAAGCAACTTGATTATTACGTTGGAGAGTTCgag GAGAAAAGGCTGACCAGAGAGGATGTAGTTAAAAAGTTTAGGCTGATTGTTGGGGACGGCCTGCTTATGAACATCTTGCAAAAGTGGCAAAAACTTGAG
- the LOC116262655 gene encoding uncharacterized protein LOC116262655 has product MQKGFSVLYPSGDGTKLILLFGNYCMTFEREGHRSLVLIQQHAYNAKKGRKCELQYLLVGFEMAGTPNCQTSLSHNHKSCSNGEAELVKAVCVCCSMCEECTKGYVGTVQDRFCGVWVCGLCAEAIKEEQAKLGVSVEAALKVHISLCARFNEMAKIDPRIHIAGSILQILKKIVGCQTTPSSPTFTITKPRSEAKETL; this is encoded by the exons ATGCAAAAGGGGTTCTCTGTTCTCTATCCGTCTGGTGATGGTACTAAGTTAATCTTGCTCTTCGGCAATTATTGCatgacctttg AAAGGGAGGGACATAGAAGCCTAGTTCTCATACAACAACACGCATATAATGCAAAGAAGGGCAGAAAGTGTGAGTTGCAATATCTGTTAGTTGGTTTCGAGATGGCTGGAACACCCAACTGCCAAACATCCCTCAGCCACAACCACAAGAGTTGCTCCAATGGAGAAGCCGAATTGGTCAAGGCCGTTTGTGTGTGCTGCAGCATGTGTGAGGAGTGCACCAAGGGCTATGTTGGGACAGTGCAGGATCGTTTCTGCGGGGTTTGGGTGTGCGGGCTTTGTGCAGAAGCCATCAAGGAAGAACAGGCAAAGCTTGGAGTCAGTGTCGAAGCAGCGCTCAAAGTGCACATCTCCCTCTGTGCAAGGTTCAATGAAATGGCCAAGATCGATCCTAGAATCCACATCGCCGGCTCCATTCTTCAAATACTCAAGAAGATAGTGGGCTGCCAAACCACCCCTTCTTCACCAACATTCACCATCACTAAGCCCCGTAGTGAAGCTAAGGAGACACTATAA
- the LOC116263268 gene encoding annexin D5, whose amino-acid sequence MATLTVPPAPTSPQQDAIELYRAFKGFGCDSAAIVNILAHRDAAQRGLIQQEYHKMYTDDLMRRLSSELSGDLKKAVLLWMPDPAGRDATIIRQALTGDTIDIDVATEIICSRTPSQIHFLKYAYHGKFGTYLEHEIGCLASGDHKKLLLAYLSTGRYEGPEVDLAMAEMDAKALYKAGEKRLGTDESTFIQIFSGRSRAHLAAVASSYHHLYRKKLKKVVKSETSGKFEDALLTILTCAENPARYFAKGLYKAMKGLGTNDTKLIRIVVTRAEIDMQYIKAEYQSKYKKPLSDAVHSETSGQYRAFLLALIGGKH is encoded by the exons ATGGCTACTCTCACCGTTCCACCCGCGCCCACTTCACCTCAACAGGATGCCATCGAGCTTTACCGCGCCTTCAAAG GTTTTGGGTGTGACAGTGCAGCAATAGTAAATATTCTAGCCCATCGTGATGCAGCCCAACGTGGCCTTATCCAGCAAGAGTACCACAAAATGTATACGGATGATCTAATGAGACGTCTTTCTTCAGAGCTAAGTGGAGATCTGAAG AAAGCGGTTTTATTATGGATGCCTGATCCAGCAGGCCGTGATGCAACAATAATTAGGCAAGCATTAACTGGTGATACCATTGATATTGATGTGGCCACAGAAATAATCTGCTCCCGTACCCCATCtcagattcattttttaaagtatgCTTACCACGGCAAATTTGGCACCTACCTTGAGCACGAGATCGGCTGTCTAGCCTCTGGTGATCATAAAAAG TTGCTTCTTGCATACTTATCAACAGGGCGCTATGAAGGTCCAGAAGTTGATTTAGCTATGGCAGAGATGGATGCAAAAGCACTCTATAAGGCAGGGGAAAAGAGGCTAGGGACTGATGAAAGTactttcattcaaatattcagtGGAAGAAGTAGAGCTCACTTGGCTGCTGTTGCTTCCTCTTATCATCACTTGTACAGAAAGAAGCTCAAAAAG GTTGTAAAGAGTGAAACATCTGGAAAGTTTGAAGATGCACTTCTTACTATCCTGACATGTGCTGAAAATCCTGCTAGATATTTTGCTAAG GGTCTTTATAAAGCAATGAAAGGTTTGGGAACCAACGATACAAAACTTATTCGAATTGTTGTTACAAGGGCGGAAATTGATATGCAATATATCAAGGCTGAATATCAAAGTAAATACAAGAAGCCACTATCAGATGCCGTACACTCCGAAACATCTGGCCAGTATCGGGCGTTTCTTCTTGCTTTAATTGGAGGGAAACACTAG